A window from Rana temporaria chromosome 8, aRanTem1.1, whole genome shotgun sequence encodes these proteins:
- the LOC120909526 gene encoding zinc finger protein 501-like, with product MIMRSEQDDISHIINTNGCDVRNSSERHLLLSADCKSEDNVITQDPPGGNPNTQNIHHRPSCPETSMDRSDQGESSHQSHTMIVNIHVRSHTADRPTDLSNPEESSSPHEGDHRGDNLFSCSECGKSFTQKGALTRHQRIHTDERPYLCVECGISFTLKGNLVKHQRIHTGERPYSCSECGKSFIQKEALVRHQTSHRSERPYSCSECGKSFTLKGNLVKHQKIHTNERPYSCSECGKSFIQKVALVEHQSGHTGERPYSCSECGKSFTRKGKLIQHQRIHTGERPYLCVECGISFTLKGNLVKHQRIHTGERPYSCSECGKSFTQKVVLVKHQTSHRSKRPYSCLECGKSFNQTGDFVRHQISHRGKHPYSCVECGKCFTLKGNLVRHQRSHTGKNPYSSS from the exons ATGATTATGAGGAGTGAACAGGATGACATTTCTCACATTATCAACACAA ATGGATGTGATGTGAGGAATTCCTCGGAGAGACATCTTCTATTATCTGCTGATTGTAAGTCAGAAGATAATGTCATCACACAGGATCCTCCAGGAGGAAatccaaatacacaaaatatacatcaCAGACCTTCCTGTCCGGAGACATCAATGGATCGCTCTGATCAGGGGGAATCTTCTCATCAATCACATACTATGATTGTAAATATCCATgtaagatctcacactgcagatagacCAACAGATCTTTCTAATCCCGAGGAATCTTCCTCACCCCATGAAGGAGATCACCGAGGTGACAATCTattctcatgttcagagtgcgggaaatctttcactcagaaaggagCACTTActagacaccagagaattcacacggacGAGCGTCCCTATTTATGTGTAGAGTGTGGAATATCTTTCACTCTGAAAGGAAACCTTGtgaaacaccagagaattcacacgggtgagcgtccttattcatgttcagagtgcgggaaatcttttatTCAAAAAGAAGCCCTTGTTAGACACCAGACAAGTCACAGGAGTgaacgtccttattcatgttcagagtgtgggaaatcatTCACTCTGAAAGGAAACCTTGTGaaacaccagaaaattcacacgaatgagcgtccttattcatgttcagagtgcgggaaatcttttatTCAAAAAGTAGCCCTTGTTGAACACCAGTCaggtcacacaggtgagcgtccttattcatgttcagagtgcgggaaatcttttactCGGAAAGGAAAACTTATTCAGCATcaaagaattcacacgggtgagcgtccttatttatGTGTAGAGTGTGGAATATCTTTCACTCTGAAAGGAAACCTTGtgaaacaccagagaattcacacgggtgagcgtccttattcatgttcagagtgcgggaaatcttttactCAAAAAGTAGTCCTTGTTAAACACCAGACAAGTCACAGGAgtaagcgtccttattcatgtttagAGTGCGGAAAATCTTTCAATCAGACAGGAGATTTTGTTAGACACCAGATAAGTCACAGGGGTAAGCATCCTTATTCATGTgtagagtgtggaaaatgtttcacTCTGAAAGGAAACCTTGTGAGACACCAGAGAAGCCACACGGGTAAGAATCCTTATTCAAGTTCATAG